GATACGGGGGATTCAATCGGTAGACAGAATACCTTTCCAAGTCCTCTTTGATGTGCAGACTTACATGTTCTCTATGTCGTGGTTCCGTTTTCGTGTCTCTTTCACTTACTAGCGCCTCATAAGAGAAACATTCCGCTCCCATGCCCAAAGGTAAATTCAGGAATGAAAGACAATACAATCTTGTTTGTAAATGACAGAGTGCTTCCGTAAGTAGCTCAATGGAATGAATGTCTATAAACGGATTATCGCCTGTTAAACGAACGATGTCCTTTGCTCCGAAAGTTTCTGCGGCCAGAATATAACGTTCGCGAACATCGGTTTCCGAACCTGCAAACCAGAGATAATCTTTTCGGTTCAGAAAATCTTTCAATTCCAGGTCTGTTTCCGGGATTAAAAATACGATTCTTTCCTTCGGTAGAATTTGAATGAGCCGACTGAAGATATGATCGAGGATGGTTACACCCGACCCTTCGGGCAATTCGAGTAAAACTTTTCCAGGCAAGCGGGTCGAACCCAATCTAGCCTGGATGAAAGCAAAAGGTTTAGGCGTTAAATGTGTACCATTCATCGCAGGAAAGGCATGGTGCGGGGATTTCGGAGTGGTTTCCCAGGAAAGAAGAAGCAAAATAAGAATTCCCTTTTTGCCAAATATCTTTTAAGTCTTCAGTCGCCAGATTTCCTATCTCGCGGGTAATATCCTGTTTGCAGATAGCAACGGAACCGTTCGCATTGATATATAGATCGCGAGTTAGGTGCCAACAGAACTCACGATGTATCGGAGTAAGATCACTTACCCTTCTTTCTATAAGTTTGCCGGCATAACTATTGTACTTTTGCAAGATCACATTGATATTTTTCTTTTCAAAATAAGTGAAGTAAGCATCAATCTCATCTTCAACTTCCTTCATTTTGATCATTTCCACATTCAAAGAACCTTGCGGTAAAATGGGTTTCAATAGATCGATTGATTCCAAAACTTTAGACAGATCGTTTGTTCCGTATAGAGTTTTGTATCTATCTTCCTTTAGAGTGGATAAATCCACGATCACACAAATTTTCTTTTTTTCCGCTTCGGATAAGTTTTCTAAAAAAGACACCAACTCTTTTGTGTTAGATGTAAGTGATGTTTCGATCATTAGCTCGGTTAAGTAAGGAAACTTTAGAACCAGAGTGACGATCTCTTTCCAATCGGGGTGGAGTAACGGTTCTCCGTTTCCGCCCAAACAAATTGTCATAGGAGAGGGAAACGTAGATTCCAATTTGGACAAAATCATTTTTGCATTGTCCAAAGAAATGGAAGTTTTGTCGTTTTTGTCGATCAGATGGTTTCTGCCGCGAAAGATACAATTTTGATCCGATCCTCTTTGAATTTCCCATTCAATATAGGAAGGCGCAAAACGGAAGATAGACGGTTCTTTTTTTAAGATAGGTAGAATTTCGGAATAAGTCGGCTCAGGGATTTTTTTGAATAGGTTTTCGATCAGATTTACATTGCGAGGATGATTGACCCTAAGATCGAATCGGTACTGTCTTAAATCCGGCGGTACAAAGAATATATCCACATCGTAATGGTTTATATTTTTTAAGAAGAAAGAATGAACATCGGAAGGTAGCTTATCCGGTAAGGTGCTTAAAAATTCTCTGGTGAGAATCGTAGGGATGATTCCTTCGGGAAGATTTTCGCTATAGGAATATTGACTGAAAAAATCCTGATGTCTCTTCCAGGATTTTTTGGATAACTCCACGTCCAGAAGAGGACTAATCCCTTTCAGATAAAGAAAACAAACCTCGTCCCAATCAGGATCTTGAAATTTGGAAGGAGGAAGAAACGGAATCATCTCTTTCAAAAAATCGGATTCATCGTTTAACCCGGTATGGGTTTTCAATCGGTTCGATATTTCTTTTTCCGATTTCAACTTTTCCTGAAGATCGTCATCAATTCGTATATGAACTGTTATGTTGGGAAAAAGAGAGTCTACTCTTTGGAGAAATTTTTTCCAAAGATCCCAAGATGGTTTGTCATTTAGAAACGAGAGAGTCTCGTTATCCAAATAAACCGCAACGAACGTAGGTAAATAATCTTTCCTGGACATATTTATTCTGCGTTGTACTTTTCTTCCGGATTGGAAATATTATGCTCTTTCATATAGATAGGATCGAATATAACAACGGAAGTATTTTTCCGGGTGCTCGAAACCCAATCTTCAAAAGAGGATTGTTCTTTGTCCCGAAATAACAATCCTTGAATCCCTTTTCTCACTGCGTCCAAAGGAGTCGGACGAATTCCTTCTACGAAAACCAGGCAGTATCTTTTCCGATCGTCTCTGAATACTTCGGAAACTTTGCCTTGTTGCACTTGGCTGAGGACGGAGGCGGTTGTCGGTTGGGATTTATAAAGTTCGAAAGTCGGGACCCAGTTCACCAAACCACCGTTTGCTTTGTATCTGGACTCATTTCTAGGACCGGAAGCTACCAATCTGAAAAAAGAAGGATCTTTGATGGATTTTGCGCGGATTTCGTTTAGTTCCTGGAAAATCCTGGTTTCTTCGTCTATAGAAGAGTTAGCCGGCGAAAAAATCAATTCTCTGAATTTAAATTCGAATCCTACCTTGGATTTGTTCTTATTGTACCAATTAAGAATCTCTTGTTCGGAAGGAAGGGGAGGAGAAACTTTGATTTGCAAAAGTTGTCCTTTTTTGATCTGGTAAGGAAGATCTTCGAGCCAAATCTCGTAAGGCAAACCAAACTGCTGTTGTACGCTCTTTTTGAAAGCTTCGATATCGGTCATACCTTGTGCTTCCATCCGTTTTTGGATTTCGGCTTCGATTCTTTTTTCGTTTACCTGAATGGATTCTTCCTCGGCAGTGATGTCTACGATGGTTCTATCAATCAGGAAGTCTAATACCTGTGAGTGGAGAGAACCTTTTTTACGAAGAGCGGGAACAAAACGGGAGAGTGATTTGTATTTCTCAACTCCCTTTTCATACTCGGTTTGTGTGATTGCCCGGTTACCTACGATGGCGATGACTTGGTTTAGGGATTCGTAAGAATAGACAGTCTGTGTCAACAAACAAGTCGTTGTTACACAAATCGCAAGCCATCGCTTCTTAAAAAGAACCATTTGGTCAAAAAAGTAATAGCCCTAGTTCCACTGGGAAGACTTTTATTTTTCAATAAAAGTCGCGTGTAGGGCCTTTACTGCTTCCTCGGATTGGTTTTGTTTGATGACGCAGGAAATTTTAATTTCAGATGTGGAAATCATTTCAATATTGATGCTTTTGTCGGCAAGTGCTTGGAACATTTTTGCAGCAACACCTACATGAGATTTCATTCCGACACCTACTGCCGAAACGATGGAAATATTTTCATCTATCTCCGCTTTTCCATTTCCGTGGTCTTTCGCATAAGCTTCAATGATCGGTTTTGTGGCAGCTATGTCTTTTTTGGCGATTGTGAAAGAGATCGTATTGATCCCATCTCTTGGAGAAGATTGAACAATTACATCTACGATCACATCTTTTTCGGATAATTGAGAGAATAATTCTGCAGCGATCCCAGGTTTGTCTTTTACGTCTGCAATTGTTATGCGTGCTTGGTCGCCTTTTGCGGTAACTCCGCTGACTTTCATTTTTTCCATAATTTTTTCCTCACTCATAACAAGAGTTCCCGGTTTATCGTGAAAGCTGGATCGAACATGAATCACCACATTGTAATTCATTCCCAGTTCCACGCTTCTGGAGTGTAGAACTCCCGCACCGAGACTTGCAAGTTCCAACATTTCTTCGTATGTGATTTGTTTGTGCATCTTTGCTTGCGGAATTTTACGGGGGTCAGCGGTATAAACTCCGTCGACATCGGTATAAATTTCGCATTCATCCGCACCCAATGCGGCAGCCAATGCAACTGCGGAAGTATCACTTCCTCCGCGACCTAAGGTCACTATATTTTCGTCTTTATCAATTCCTTGAAAACCCGCCACGATAACAACCTTATTGTTGTTAAACGCTTGGTCGATGCGGGTACGATCGATCATTTCGATCTTTGCATTGGAAAAATTTCCATCCGTGAGAATCTTCACCTGTGATCCTGTGAAAGATTGTGCAGGAACTCCGATTTCGTTCAAAGCGATTGCAAGTAATGCAATGGAAACTTGTTCTCCGGTGGAAAGGAGCATGTCCATTTCCCGTTTGGTCGGGTTCTTTGAGATTTGATCCGCGAGTGCTACCAATTCGTCGGTTGTGTGGCCCATTGCCGAAACAACGACTGCCACTTTATGGCCTTGGTCATGGTATTTTTTGATTCTTTTGGCAACGTTTTGGATCTTGGTTGTGTCACCGACAGAGGTACCACCGTATTTTTGGACAACAATTCTAGATGACATGGTTTCTAGGGACAGGGTTGTTCGAGGGGGCGCAGAATCAAGTAGAATGAATTTTTTTGCAACCGATCCGGAGGGTCTGTCTCTTACTTTAATGTAGGAATTAAGGATAATGGACAATTCACATTCATCAGTAGAAACAGTAGTCAAACATCAGGCTCCTGTCTTATTTTTTGTGCTTTTTTTTATGATTCAGGCGACTGTTTTTACGGTTTTTACCGTTCCCTTCAGTTGGGAATTAGTGCTCGTTGCGGTGGTTTCCTATTTCGTTCGAATGTTCGGGATCACAGCCGCCTACCATCGTTATTTTTCTCATTCTTCATTCAAAACCTCTCGGGTTTTTCAATTCGTTCTTGCTTGGATCGGTTCCATGTCGATGCAAAAGGGAGTTTTGTGGTGGGCGGCTCACCACAGGAATCACCACAAATATTCCGATACGGAAAAGGACATCCACTCTCCTTCCCGCAAAGGATTTTGGTATTCCCATATGTTTTGGTTTTTGCGGGATGAATATAATGATTATGAAACAAAGTTAATCCCCGATTTTTACAAATACCCTGAACTGCGTTGGATTGATCGCAACCATTGGATTCCCCCTTTAACATTCGCTATTGGGTTATATCTTGCCGGTGGATGGGGATGGTTGGTTTACGGATATGCGGTAGCTACTTTTTTCCTAGGTCATGCCACTTGGACAATCAACTCTCTTTCTCATGTTTACGGTTCCACCCGTTTTGAGTCCAGAGATACAAGTAAAAACAATCTTTTCCTCGCTTTGCTTACGATGGGAGAAGGTTGGCATAACAATCATCACTATTACTGTTCTTCCGCAAATCAGGGATTCTATTGGTACGAAGTGGATTTGTCCTATTATATACTGAAAGCTTTGAGTTGGGTGGGAATTGTTTGGGATTTGAAAAAACCGCCTGTAAAAGTTTTGGACGAAGGACTTCGAAGAGATGCCGAGAAAAAAGCTGCATTATCAGCTGCGAAAAATTTATCTAAACCGCGAAAGATTAAAACCGCCCCTAGCAGAACGGTTGTTACTTCTTCTTAGATTTTAAGATCACCGGTCAAACCCCGAGCCTTTTGCGAATGTTCGGGGGAATGTCTGCGATCGTATCGTATCTTTTCTTTTTTCCACCGGGAAGAGATACATAATAAAATCCGTTTAATATTTCCAAAAAATAATCCTCTCCCTTTTCCCCCAGAGAACGATTGTCCAATTCCTTTACCATCGACTGATATTTTTTAGGAAGTAAATTCCAATTGGAATAGTTTGTGACTACACCTTTGTCATTAACCGTATAAGCGCCATCCTGGTGCAAAATTTTGGTTCCGTTATAATCAAAGATCTCCATCACCTTCAAGGAAGGATCTTGTTTTGATTTGTCTTTTTTAGCGGAAGGGTCTTCTTTTTCTTTTGCATCTACCTTTTCTTTTTTCGGACTATGTTTGCTTTTTAAAAGGCCGAACGTTAACAGAAAAATACCAGCAAGACCCAATAGAACAAAAAGGATCAGTTCCGTTTGCGAAAATGTGAAAAGGTAGCGAAGCATGATTAAAGTTTGTAATTGATCGACTTGCACCTATAAGGTGCAGGATCACTTGCCGCCCACGAACCGCAATCCATAAGATTGATTGCTTTGGTACAAGCATCCAAATCCGTCTGTTTTACTTTTCCGAAAACAACGGATGTGATTCTGTGATTGTGCCCGCAAGCGGAATCTTTTGCGGCAAAAGCTTCAAAAATCTTATAATTCGCTTCCGCCCCCGTATAAAAAATATCATCTTGTTTGCTGATACATTGGAGAAATACAAAAGATAAAACCAGAAAGAGGGTTTTTAAAAAGGACATCTTCACTTCTTAAGTTTAATATTTTGTCTTTCGGAAACTGGTAAAGGGATTTTCCCAAATCCGGTATCAAAAGTTACATTTCCTTCGATTAAAAACTCCGCATCTTTACCTGCGCCGGCTTCATTTAACAAACGCATAGCGACACTTAAAATCTTGTTTTCGAACCCGTCTTTTTGTTCCAAATCCAGAGTCAAAGGAAGGGTGATGGAAGAATGTTTCGCAACGGTTTTAGGCTCCGAGTTTTTTACCCGCCCCAGTTTTTCTTCCTCTCCTTCTCCCAGTAGGGACAAATTCAAATCAAATTGATAGATAGTCACATCTTCTTCATTCGGATTTTTGATTTCGATGATGGGTGTGATCGTGAATTTAGGAATGAGAGAAAATCGCTGGCCTGGGGTCAGTGAAACAAGTACGTTTACCAATTGGAACTCGCATTTTTTGAGTCGATCCAAGTTTTGTTTTGCTTGTGAAACACAAGATTGAAAAAACAAGGATAAACATAGTACGGTAAAAATCAGTAAACGATTTATATTCTCTTTCTTGTTAGGTGAAAAGATCATGGTGCGAAAACTACTTTCCCTTCCGTCATATGGTTTTTATAAAATTCCAAAGCTTCCTGAAATTCTTCCAGCGGATATTTTTTATTGATTTTGGTTTGAAAAATCGTTTTCAAATACTTTTGAGCTTCTTTTGCCTGTTTTTGAAATTCTTCAACACCTATGGAATAAATCCAGGATGAGAGCCAATACCCTTCCACTTTTTTGTTTTGAAACAGTATGATTCCCGCATTGACTGAAAAAGGTTTTTCGGACAATGCTCCGTAACATACTAACTTTCCACCGTAAGGCATACATTCCAATACTTTCTGAGCCGTCTCTCCGGCTACCGCATCGATTGCATAAGTTGCATTCAGTTTTTTGGAAATTTTATAAAGTTCTTTTTCGAAATTGGGTAGTTCTGAATTGATTACGTATTCCGCACCGATTTCCTTCAAAGCATCTTCCTGTTCTTTCTTTCGCACAACATTGATTAGTGGAATTTTCCATTCTGCGCAAAGGCGGACTACCATTTTTCCCAAAGCACTAGCGGATGCGGTTTGGATCATTGCAGGATGATTTTCCGCCTTACATTTGGAAACCATGGCCCAAGCAGTCATAGGGTTTACAAAAAAGGAACTGGCTTCATCCAAACTGATCCCATCTATAACAGGAATACAATTTTCTTCCGTAGTTACCATATACTCCGCCCAGGAACCGTCATTTTGTCCTGAAACACAAGATACCTTCATTCCTTCTTTCAAAGTTTTGATTTCGGAACCTACGGAAACTATCGTTCCGCTTGCTTCAAATCCGGCGGAAACGGGAGCTTTCTTCTTTATTCCGTACAGCCCCCTAATGAACATTAGGTCAGAGGGGTTGATGACAGAAACATGGATTTTGATTAGTACTTCGTTGTCTTTAGGGACCGGGATTTCTTTTTCTCTGAGTTCTAAGGCCGGTTCCGTAGGGTCGTATTTGAGGATAGTAACTGCTTTCATAGCTTCCATTAACTTCATTTAAAAACTGCTTGCCAAGCCTTTCTTTTCTTTCAAGGATTAGGAGTGCTCTGGAAACAGCTAAGGAATCGGATTTCACTCGAGATTTTGGCAGGAGTTTTCTTTGTATTTCTGATTTGTTTTGCTTTTTTTACCACGGTGATTTTGCCGGACCGACCTGATAAAAAATATCCGTACAGGCTTTCTTTGTTTTATTCCAGGATCGACGGAATCAAAGAGGGTACTGAGGTTCGGATTCTGGGAATTCCCAAAGGTTACGTTGCGCATATCGATTCAAGACCGGTGATTGATGTTCCCGATCGGCATTTTCTGGACAGTAACAAAGATCATGCGATCGAACTTCATATTGCTTTGGAAGAGCCTTTGACGCTCTGGGACAATTACCAAGTGGATTTTCAGACGATTACCGTGTTTTCAAATCGTGTGATCAATATCAATCCGGGTAGCTCCGATGGAAAGACCCCTTATTTCAGGCCTACATTCCAAGAGGGCCAAAAGACACCCGATTATCTGCCATCTGCACGTTATTTCGATGATTTCTTCAAAGCATCTTCGCAAACCATCGAAGAGAATAGGGAAGACGTTCGCTCCATAGTATTGGATTTTCGTTCCATTACGGACAAATTGAACGCTCCTTCGGGAACCATTCCTAAATTGATCAATTCCACCGAGATGTATGACGAATTATATACTACTGTTGCCGATGCGGAAGCGATCGGTAAAGAAGGGCGTCGTTATATGGAATCATCACGAAATCTGGAAAACACTATGCCGATTCCATTTGTCATTACTGCTTCTTTTTACGGGCGAACTACTTTACTGGGTAGAAGGATTGGACCTCAAAATT
The nucleotide sequence above comes from Leptospira kobayashii. Encoded proteins:
- a CDS encoding LIC13255 family lipoprotein, which encodes MSFLKTLFLVLSFVFLQCISKQDDIFYTGAEANYKIFEAFAAKDSACGHNHRITSVVFGKVKQTDLDACTKAINLMDCGSWAASDPAPYRCKSINYKL
- a CDS encoding aspartate kinase; its protein translation is MSSRIVVQKYGGTSVGDTTKIQNVAKRIKKYHDQGHKVAVVVSAMGHTTDELVALADQISKNPTKREMDMLLSTGEQVSIALLAIALNEIGVPAQSFTGSQVKILTDGNFSNAKIEMIDRTRIDQAFNNNKVVIVAGFQGIDKDENIVTLGRGGSDTSAVALAAALGADECEIYTDVDGVYTADPRKIPQAKMHKQITYEEMLELASLGAGVLHSRSVELGMNYNVVIHVRSSFHDKPGTLVMSEEKIMEKMKVSGVTAKGDQARITIADVKDKPGIAAELFSQLSEKDVIVDVIVQSSPRDGINTISFTIAKKDIAATKPIIEAYAKDHGNGKAEIDENISIVSAVGVGMKSHVGVAAKMFQALADKSINIEMISTSEIKISCVIKQNQSEEAVKALHATFIEK
- a CDS encoding LEA type 2 family protein, which produces MIFSPNKKENINRLLIFTVLCLSLFFQSCVSQAKQNLDRLKKCEFQLVNVLVSLTPGQRFSLIPKFTITPIIEIKNPNEEDVTIYQFDLNLSLLGEGEEEKLGRVKNSEPKTVAKHSSITLPLTLDLEQKDGFENKILSVAMRLLNEAGAGKDAEFLIEGNVTFDTGFGKIPLPVSERQNIKLKK
- a CDS encoding MlaD family protein yields the protein MLWKQLRNRISLEILAGVFFVFLICFAFFTTVILPDRPDKKYPYRLSLFYSRIDGIKEGTEVRILGIPKGYVAHIDSRPVIDVPDRHFLDSNKDHAIELHIALEEPLTLWDNYQVDFQTITVFSNRVININPGSSDGKTPYFRPTFQEGQKTPDYLPSARYFDDFFKASSQTIEENREDVRSIVLDFRSITDKLNAPSGTIPKLINSTEMYDELYTTVADAEAIGKEGRRYMESSRNLENTMPIPFVITASFYGRTTLLGRRIGPQN
- a CDS encoding zinc-binding dehydrogenase yields the protein MKAVTILKYDPTEPALELREKEIPVPKDNEVLIKIHVSVINPSDLMFIRGLYGIKKKAPVSAGFEASGTIVSVGSEIKTLKEGMKVSCVSGQNDGSWAEYMVTTEENCIPVIDGISLDEASSFFVNPMTAWAMVSKCKAENHPAMIQTASASALGKMVVRLCAEWKIPLINVVRKKEQEDALKEIGAEYVINSELPNFEKELYKISKKLNATYAIDAVAGETAQKVLECMPYGGKLVCYGALSEKPFSVNAGIILFQNKKVEGYWLSSWIYSIGVEEFQKQAKEAQKYLKTIFQTKINKKYPLEEFQEALEFYKNHMTEGKVVFAP
- a CDS encoding spiro-SPASM protein, producing the protein MSRKDYLPTFVAVYLDNETLSFLNDKPSWDLWKKFLQRVDSLFPNITVHIRIDDDLQEKLKSEKEISNRLKTHTGLNDESDFLKEMIPFLPPSKFQDPDWDEVCFLYLKGISPLLDVELSKKSWKRHQDFFSQYSYSENLPEGIIPTILTREFLSTLPDKLPSDVHSFFLKNINHYDVDIFFVPPDLRQYRFDLRVNHPRNVNLIENLFKKIPEPTYSEILPILKKEPSIFRFAPSYIEWEIQRGSDQNCIFRGRNHLIDKNDKTSISLDNAKMILSKLESTFPSPMTICLGGNGEPLLHPDWKEIVTLVLKFPYLTELMIETSLTSNTKELVSFLENLSEAEKKKICVIVDLSTLKEDRYKTLYGTNDLSKVLESIDLLKPILPQGSLNVEMIKMKEVEDEIDAYFTYFEKKNINVILQKYNSYAGKLIERRVSDLTPIHREFCWHLTRDLYINANGSVAICKQDITREIGNLATEDLKDIWQKGNSYFASSFLGNHSEIPAPCLSCDEWYTFNA
- a CDS encoding putative peptidyl-prolyl cis-trans isomerase, with translation MVLFKKRWLAICVTTTCLLTQTVYSYESLNQVIAIVGNRAITQTEYEKGVEKYKSLSRFVPALRKKGSLHSQVLDFLIDRTIVDITAEEESIQVNEKRIEAEIQKRMEAQGMTDIEAFKKSVQQQFGLPYEIWLEDLPYQIKKGQLLQIKVSPPLPSEQEILNWYNKNKSKVGFEFKFRELIFSPANSSIDEETRIFQELNEIRAKSIKDPSFFRLVASGPRNESRYKANGGLVNWVPTFELYKSQPTTASVLSQVQQGKVSEVFRDDRKRYCLVFVEGIRPTPLDAVRKGIQGLLFRDKEQSSFEDWVSSTRKNTSVVIFDPIYMKEHNISNPEEKYNAE
- a CDS encoding acyl-CoA desaturase, whose amino-acid sequence is MDNSHSSVETVVKHQAPVLFFVLFFMIQATVFTVFTVPFSWELVLVAVVSYFVRMFGITAAYHRYFSHSSFKTSRVFQFVLAWIGSMSMQKGVLWWAAHHRNHHKYSDTEKDIHSPSRKGFWYSHMFWFLRDEYNDYETKLIPDFYKYPELRWIDRNHWIPPLTFAIGLYLAGGWGWLVYGYAVATFFLGHATWTINSLSHVYGSTRFESRDTSKNNLFLALLTMGEGWHNNHHYYCSSANQGFYWYEVDLSYYILKALSWVGIVWDLKKPPVKVLDEGLRRDAEKKAALSAAKNLSKPRKIKTAPSRTVVTSS